DNA from Paraburkholderia sp. ZP32-5:
GATCACGTCGATATCGGTCGGCCGGAAAAAGCCTTCCAGCAGAAGAATCGGGCCCGCCCAGCCCAATTCACGCAACTTCACCGCTTCTTCGAGGTCCAGCAACCCAAAGCCGTCGGTTGCGCGCAAACCCGGAAATACCCGCGCAAGCCCATGCCCATATGCATTGGCCTTCACGACGGCCCAGATTTTCGATTTCGGCGCATAACGCCGGGCAACGGCAAGATTATTGGCGAGAGCGGCGGTATGAATCGTGGCTGAGAGGGGGCGCGGCATGGGATTTTTACGTAAAGACACTTGCGAATCAGCGGCTTACACGGCGTTTTCAACGCTGGGCGGCCCGCTGGACGGTGCGATCAAGGATTCTGCTAGTCCGAATTCAGCTATTTTCATGATATAAAGCCGTGCGCACAACCCATTTCGATCGGCATAAGCCCGGACGCATGATAAACGGCCGGGGCGGACAGACCGCAGCGAGGACAGCATCGCATCAGATGAAAAAAGGTTTTTACACCATCATGGCCGCGCAGTTTTTTTCGTCGCTGGCCGACAATGCGCTTCTGATCGCTGCTATCGCACTGCTGAAAGATCTTCACGCTCCGAACTGGATGACGCCGCTGCTCAAGCTGTTCTTTGTGCTGTCGTACGTCGTTCTTGCCGCCTTCGTCGGTGCCTTCGCCGACTCCCGTCCGAAAGGACGCGTGATGTTCATCACCAATACCATCAAGGTCGTTGGCTGTCTGACGATGCTGGTCGGCGCGCATCCGCTGATTGCGTACGGCATCGTCGGCTTTGGCGCGGCGGCCTATTCGCCCGCCAAGTACGGCATTCTCACCGAGCTGCTGCCGCCTGACCGACTGGTCGCCGCGAACGGCTGGATCGAAGGCACCACGGTCGGCTCGATCATTCTCGGCACGGTACTCGGCGGCGCGTTGATCAGCCCGCATATCGCCGCGCCGATCCTCAGGCAGCACATCCCCACCGTCAATACACCGGCCGAAGCTGCGATGCTCATCATCATGGGCATTTATGTGGTTGCCGCGCTTTTCAATCTGCGTATTCCCGACACCGGCGCGCGCTATCCGAAGCAGGAGCATGGGCCGATCCGCCTGATCACCGATTTCGCCGACTGCTTTCTGGTGCTGTGGCGCGACAAGCTCGGCCAGATTTCGCTCGCGGTGACCACACTGTTCTGGGGCGCGGGCGCGACGCTGCAATTCATCGTGCTGAAATGGGCCGAGGTATCGCTCGGCATGTCGCTGTCCGAGGCCGCGATTCTGCAGGCGGTGGTGGCCGTCGGCGTCGCGGGCGGCGCGATCTTCGCGGCCTCGCGCGTGCCGCTGAAAAAGTCGTTGTCGGTGCTGCCCGTCGGCATCATGATGGGTATCGCCGTGATGCTGATGGCGTTCTACACCCGCGATCTGTTTCCCGCGCATTGGGGCCTCTATTTCGGCCGCATGCATGTGCCCGGCTATCTGGTATTCGCGTATGTGTTCCTGATGGTCGTCGGTGGACTGTCAGGCTTTTTCGTCGTGCCGATGAACGCACTGCTGCAGCATCGCGGGCACGTGTTGTTGTCCGCCGGGCACTCGATCGCGGTGCAGAACTTCAACGAAAATCTGTCGGTGCTGGTGATGCTGTGCCTGTACGCGGTGCTCGTATGGCTCGACGTGCCGGTCGCCGCGGTCATCGTGCTGTTCGGCACCTTCGTGTGCCTGATGATGTGGCTCGTGATGCGCCGTCACCAGGCGAACCAGCGCGCGTTCGACTCCGTCGCGCTGATCGGCGAAGTCAGGCAC
Protein-coding regions in this window:
- the lplT gene encoding lysophospholipid transporter LplT, with translation MKKGFYTIMAAQFFSSLADNALLIAAIALLKDLHAPNWMTPLLKLFFVLSYVVLAAFVGAFADSRPKGRVMFITNTIKVVGCLTMLVGAHPLIAYGIVGFGAAAYSPAKYGILTELLPPDRLVAANGWIEGTTVGSIILGTVLGGALISPHIAAPILRQHIPTVNTPAEAAMLIIMGIYVVAALFNLRIPDTGARYPKQEHGPIRLITDFADCFLVLWRDKLGQISLAVTTLFWGAGATLQFIVLKWAEVSLGMSLSEAAILQAVVAVGVAGGAIFAASRVPLKKSLSVLPVGIMMGIAVMLMAFYTRDLFPAHWGLYFGRMHVPGYLVFAYVFLMVVGGLSGFFVVPMNALLQHRGHVLLSAGHSIAVQNFNENLSVLVMLCLYAVLVWLDVPVAAVIVLFGTFVCLMMWLVMRRHQANQRAFDSVALIGEVRH